From Chrysemys picta bellii isolate R12L10 chromosome 1, ASM1138683v2, whole genome shotgun sequence:
ATGTGTCTTGTGCCGTCCTTGTAAGTTTCATGGTATTCCGGGGAAAGCTCTGCTGTTGAGGCCCTTTGTGATCGCTGTCTGTAACGTTTGGGGGGCGGGTACAACAGGGCAAAGGCCTCTCGtgcaggtggggagagagaagggcaGAAACCAGGGATATGGAGGAAGAGAGCGATGGGTAGGTGAACCCATATTGAAGAGGGGATAGAAATCATCTCCAGTAATTGGATTTGCTGCTGAAAGAATTCCAGAATAAAATCTCCAacttttcctgttaacattccaGAATTCTTTCTTCCCCTCTGGATTTGGAAGTGTCTAGAAAATTCCTTCCACCAGATAACACATGGGCGTTAATTTCATTTTATCTCTGGCCTCGCACTCCTCTGTGGGCTTGTCCTTGGAAAATGGCCTCTACCAAGAGGATTTCCCAAGGAAGTCTGACCAGTGGAGAAGATTACTTGAATTTGGCTATAATACTAGCTCCGCAAGATGCTGCAGTTGTACCCAGTGCAGTTGCGACTACTGCATCCTTTAGATTACACACAGGTTTTGAGAAATTCCATACGAAAAACAGGGCCTTAAGAGATCCAGTGCTGGCATGCCTCTCATTGCCAGTGTCGGTGTGGCATAGCAGCACTTCTTGCTTGAGAATGGAGAATGCAAATAGAAAATTGTTTCTTGTTTCATTTGATCCTTTGTTTATTTATCCTTTAAATATGGGCCAGACTAGCTGTGTAATGGCCCAGACTTGATtgtgagagaggaaggatggcccggtggctagggtgctagcctgggattcaggagaccgaGGTTAATTCCCGCCACAAATTTCCAGTATGAAACAAAACAGAAGTGTAACCCGTCTGTGCTCCTTTTGTTTCCAGACTGCACAGGCAGAAGAGCAGCTCCGTCAGCATGCCCAGATGGAGGAGCGCCGAGTGGCCAGCTTGGAGAGCCAGGTCTCTGAGGTGTCAGAGCTGCTTGGCACTTACgaaaaagccaaacaaaaagaCCAAATGACCATTCAGAAACTAAAGGACCGCATTGTGCAGTTAGACCTGGAAAACAAGACTCTGGCCATCGCTGCTTCCAGCCGATCCCCAATGGACATTCACGTTGAGGAAAACAGCCTGGATGTTCATGTTCtgaaagacaaaatggagaagctgAAGAAGCTGCTGCAGATGGCAGCCAAGAACAGTCAGCCTGCCTTGGACATAGAGAAGCtctgtgagctggagctgccaaaGGGCActgaggctggggatggggagaaggctACTGCTCTGTATTACCAACAAGAGCTGAAGCAACTGAAGGAGGAATTTGAAAGGTACAAGATGAGAGCACAAGTGGTCCTCAAGAACAAGTCAGCCAAAGATGGCAACCTGGCCAAAGAGCTAGAGGACACCCAGGAACAGCTGGCTGAGCTGAAGGAGAAATACGTTGCACTTCGGCTCTCCTGTGAGGAGATGGAAAAGCAACACAAGCAAGAAATGGAAGCCAAGAAGCAAGAGGTGTCCCACCTGCAGCAGGTCCACAGACAGGACCTAGAGAAATGCCAGTTGGATTACAGGGAAAGGGCACTAAAGCTGGAGGAAGAGATGCACAAGCAGCGGGACAGAGCACTGGCGGTGCTGTCTGAAAAGGACCAAGAGCTGGAGCAGTTGAGGTCTCTAGCCATACCTTATGGGCTTCAAGGATCCAAAAACTACCTAGCATCAGGGAGTGACATTAGCGGTGATGATTTAATGGGTGCAATCTCTTCTGAGAACCTCACCCAGGCTCTGCATCTTGCTGCCACCAATGAGCCCACTTTCTTTCTGTATGCAGAGCAGCTGGCCCGGAAAGAGGTAGAAATTGTAGCCTTAAGGAAGCAGAAGCACAAACTGGAGAAGGAAGTTCACCAGCTCCAGGAGAGACTTTTGGTTGAGGAAGAGAAGCATAGGGAAGAGGTATCTACCCTTCAAGACCATATCCAGAAGAACTTAAGGGATAAGAGCAGAGAGGGAGCCAACCTGGAATATCTCAAGAACATTGTCTATCGGTTCTTGACCTTACCGGACTCACTGGGCCGTCAGCAGACTCTAACTGCCATATTGACCATACTGCACTTCAGTCCGGAGGAGAAGCAGGTTATTCTGAGACATTCAGCCAACAGCAGTTGGTGGCTTTCTGGGAAGAGATGAGAACCCGGGGCCTGCTCATAACTACTTTACTTCTATGGTGACATGTTCCTGTTTTCTAACTGTACGAGAAGAACTAACCATCCTTCCCAGGACCTCTGCACTTAATTATTTGTGTCCATCATGTGT
This genomic window contains:
- the GCC1 gene encoding GRIP and coiled-coil domain-containing protein 1; this translates as MEKFGMNFGGGPSKKDLLETVDSQKKQLLQYQTRLKDVVRAYKSLLKEKEALEASLKVLSVSHETDVGLSGAHLEDIASSNVSFADSADDRSSVHSEDSMGTATSVDTAASLTSAKGELGTEDERTTAGSSLLKSEEASGSESGVSTGSGDVPAAANEADKRVLQLKTQLATLTSSLATVTQEKSRMEASYLADKKKMKQDLDEASKKAEEERSKLEAEMKCVQEQLAETKARLITQQHDRAQEQSDHAVMLRELQKLLQSERTLRQDVELKLEETREALAGRVYVADRVEESELQTKQLSRVVEELKRELQAVQEENSKPDPRLQELQDEMASLKSHFQAQLLQEMRKTAQAEEQLRQHAQMEERRVASLESQVSEVSELLGTYEKAKQKDQMTIQKLKDRIVQLDLENKTLAIAASSRSPMDIHVEENSLDVHVLKDKMEKLKKLLQMAAKNSQPALDIEKLCELELPKGTEAGDGEKATALYYQQELKQLKEEFERYKMRAQVVLKNKSAKDGNLAKELEDTQEQLAELKEKYVALRLSCEEMEKQHKQEMEAKKQEVSHLQQVHRQDLEKCQLDYRERALKLEEEMHKQRDRALAVLSEKDQELEQLRSLAIPYGLQGSKNYLASGSDISGDDLMGAISSENLTQALHLAATNEPTFFLYAEQLARKEVEIVALRKQKHKLEKEVHQLQERLLVEEEKHREEVSTLQDHIQKNLRDKSREGANLEYLKNIVYRFLTLPDSLGRQQTLTAILTILHFSPEEKQVILRHSANSSWWLSGKR